A single window of Sulfitobacter sp. JL08 DNA harbors:
- a CDS encoding helix-turn-helix domain-containing protein, with protein MTEKSDAILTKLPARLKEARRAQGLSLDAVAKLSGVSRSMVSQIERGESSPTIATLWNLTRALQVDFAGLLDANPLSDQIEILRADQVPTIDNMGEGCRILILSPPDQAGRNEVYELRLAPGGVLDSQPHTRGAREHISVIEGYIVVTSGDATEELGAGDTAYYAADVVHRITAPTGPARAFLLVQNA; from the coding sequence ATGACGGAGAAAAGCGACGCTATCTTGACGAAACTGCCCGCCCGCCTGAAAGAAGCGCGGCGCGCACAAGGCCTTTCGCTGGACGCGGTGGCCAAACTGTCCGGCGTGTCGCGATCCATGGTCAGCCAGATCGAACGGGGCGAAAGCAGCCCGACCATCGCAACATTATGGAACCTGACACGCGCATTGCAGGTCGATTTCGCGGGCCTTCTGGATGCGAATCCCCTAAGCGACCAAATTGAAATCTTGCGTGCGGACCAGGTGCCTACGATCGACAATATGGGCGAAGGATGCCGTATTCTGATCCTGTCCCCACCCGATCAGGCTGGCCGGAATGAGGTTTACGAACTTCGCCTGGCACCCGGCGGCGTTCTGGACAGCCAACCGCACACGCGCGGTGCGCGCGAACATATTTCGGTGATCGAAGGGTATATCGTGGTGACATCCGGGGACGCCACCGAAGAACTGGGCGCTGGCGATACCGCCTATTACGCGGCAGATGTTGTCCACCGGATCACCGCGCCGACCGGTCCGGCCCGTGCGTTTTTGTTGGTCCAGAACGCCTGA